In a genomic window of Streptomyces noursei ATCC 11455:
- a CDS encoding alginate lyase family protein: protein MTVSSGSPGWYLRRLSRMGPREVGGRVGDAVRRRRWRSARPHCPSVSGARFTAVLPAGTIAGIPPDAAKRLLAEADRLMDGHAEYFGVVREDLADPDWWYDPKTGRRAPGGYAFDVPYRNEDAVGDIKQIWEPSRHQYLTVLAAAYAITGDERYAERVADHLRSWWAANPPLRGVHWVSGIELGIRLLSWVWIRRLLDGWPGAAALFEGNPVALNQIWHHQRWLAAFPSRGSSANNHVIAEAAGQLAAACAFGWFPASARWRAGALRSLERHLRGNTFHSGLNRELATEYHGLVLELGLAAVAEADAAAVPVPATVRLVLLRMTDALAAVVDSRLRPPRQGDADDGHGLVVDGAGTDRWASLLATGDAVFGRLAWWPTVTGTDVRTPLLAAFIRPYAKVATAPAVTRPVRRPAHFADAGMTILRGPGEIWCRCDGGRHGFLSIAAHAHADALSVEVRHDGVDVLADPGTFCYHGQPEWRQYFRSTLGHNTLRLDGSDQSVSGGPFLWTRHARSRVLTTDTSDEGVARWCAEHDGYQPSVHRRRVELTAETQELTVVDEVRGPRRTVHLAFHLGPTIAADLVGNRAVLTWVRDGEGHSAVLDLPGQLSWRAHRGETDPPLGWYSAGFGRKEPTTTLVGTGFADGTALSGEFTTVLRFRG from the coding sequence ATGACCGTGAGTTCGGGGAGTCCGGGCTGGTACCTGCGGCGGCTGTCCCGGATGGGACCGCGGGAGGTCGGCGGCCGGGTGGGCGACGCGGTCCGCAGGCGGCGGTGGCGGTCGGCGCGGCCGCACTGCCCGAGCGTGTCCGGTGCCCGGTTCACCGCGGTGCTGCCCGCCGGGACGATCGCCGGCATACCTCCGGACGCCGCGAAACGCCTCCTCGCCGAGGCGGACCGGCTGATGGACGGGCACGCCGAGTACTTCGGGGTGGTCCGCGAGGACCTGGCCGACCCGGACTGGTGGTACGACCCGAAGACCGGGCGCCGGGCCCCGGGGGGCTACGCCTTCGACGTGCCGTATCGGAACGAGGACGCGGTCGGCGACATCAAGCAGATCTGGGAACCGTCCCGGCATCAGTACCTCACCGTGCTGGCCGCCGCCTACGCGATCACCGGCGACGAGCGGTACGCCGAGCGGGTGGCCGATCACCTGCGGTCGTGGTGGGCGGCCAACCCACCGCTGCGCGGCGTGCATTGGGTCAGCGGCATCGAGCTGGGCATCCGGCTGCTGTCCTGGGTGTGGATCCGGCGGCTGCTCGACGGCTGGCCGGGCGCGGCCGCGCTGTTCGAGGGCAACCCGGTGGCGCTGAACCAGATCTGGCACCACCAGCGCTGGCTGGCCGCCTTCCCCAGCCGGGGGTCCTCGGCGAACAACCACGTCATCGCCGAGGCCGCCGGGCAGCTCGCCGCGGCCTGCGCGTTCGGGTGGTTCCCCGCCTCGGCGCGTTGGCGGGCCGGCGCACTGCGGTCGCTGGAACGGCATCTGCGCGGCAACACCTTCCACTCCGGCCTCAACCGCGAGCTGGCCACCGAGTACCACGGACTCGTCCTGGAACTGGGCCTGGCCGCGGTGGCCGAGGCGGATGCCGCCGCCGTGCCGGTCCCCGCGACCGTCCGGCTGGTCCTGCTGCGGATGACCGACGCGCTCGCGGCCGTCGTGGACAGCCGGTTACGGCCGCCGCGCCAGGGCGACGCGGACGACGGGCACGGTCTGGTCGTGGACGGCGCGGGCACCGACCGCTGGGCCTCGCTGTTGGCCACCGGAGACGCCGTGTTCGGTCGGCTCGCCTGGTGGCCGACGGTGACCGGCACCGATGTGCGCACCCCGCTGCTGGCCGCGTTCATCCGGCCGTACGCGAAGGTCGCAACGGCGCCGGCCGTGACCCGCCCGGTGCGCCGACCGGCCCATTTCGCCGACGCGGGTATGACCATCCTGCGTGGTCCGGGGGAGATCTGGTGCCGCTGCGACGGCGGCCGCCACGGCTTCCTGTCCATCGCCGCGCATGCCCACGCGGACGCGCTGTCCGTGGAGGTCCGGCACGACGGGGTGGACGTGCTCGCCGACCCGGGGACGTTCTGCTACCACGGGCAGCCCGAGTGGCGGCAGTACTTCCGGTCGACCCTCGGCCACAACACCCTGCGGCTGGACGGCAGTGACCAGTCCGTCTCCGGTGGCCCGTTCCTGTGGACCCGGCATGCCAGGAGCCGCGTCCTGACCACGGACACGTCCGATGAAGGGGTGGCCCGCTGGTGCGCCGAGCACGACGGCTACCAGCCGTCCGTCCACCGCCGGCGGGTTGAACTGACCGCCGAGACACAGGAGTTGACGGTGGTCGACGAGGTGCGCGGCCCGCGCCGGACCGTGCACCTGGCGTTCCACCTCGGCCCGACGATCGCCGCGGACCTGGTGGGGAACCGGGCAGTGCTCACCTGGGTCCGGGACGGCGAGGGGCACTCCGCGGTGCTCGACCTGCCCGGGCAGCTGAGCTGGCGGGCGCATCGCGGCGAGACCGACCCGCCGCTGGGCTGGTACTCCGCCGGCTTCGGGCGCAAGGAACCCACCACCACGCTGGTCGGCACCGGCTTCGCCGACGGCACAGCGCTGTCGGGGGAGTTCACCACCGTGCTCAGGTTCCGCGGCTAG
- a CDS encoding right-handed parallel beta-helix repeat-containing protein: MGIKRRHWASAAAPLALALLAATGCASTPGARAEPTAAPTTSGALSTSVARVCGKPAAGPTKAPADAVPVDPAEVGDLAAKTKSNPPNTTFWLRPGTHRLDPDRYAQVIPKDGDRYLGAPGAVLDGREKNQYAFGGTARDVTIRYLTVQGFVAPQNEGVVNHDSADGWVIEHATIQDNSGAGLMAGAHQRVRASCLRDNGQYGMNAYTTGGRVSDLVVEGNEIVGNNTGDWERRRPGCGCTGGVKFWAVNGADVRGNWVHDNRGTGLWADTNNNDFRIENNVIEANYGAALIYETSYNAVIRNNTIRRNNWVEGRKAADRGDNFPFATVYLSESGGEPRIRARTDKIEIYRNVLEDNWSGITLWENADRFCNSPANTSSGDCTLLVRDPRRCAEPAIASAPLYADCRWKTQRVDIHDNRFVLDKSVVTCTAKCDRMAVLANYGTYPDWSPYKGDRVAEAITGEQHNRWHDNVYLGPWTFVAHDPSQVLDSGQWRGTPYRQDAGSTLDPQAGG, encoded by the coding sequence GTGGGGATCAAGAGGCGGCACTGGGCGTCGGCGGCGGCACCGCTGGCGCTGGCCCTGCTGGCGGCGACCGGCTGTGCGAGCACACCGGGCGCCCGGGCGGAGCCGACCGCTGCGCCGACCACGTCCGGGGCGCTGTCCACGTCCGTGGCCCGGGTGTGCGGCAAGCCCGCGGCCGGGCCGACGAAGGCACCGGCGGACGCGGTGCCGGTCGACCCCGCGGAGGTCGGTGACCTGGCGGCGAAGACCAAGAGCAACCCCCCGAACACCACGTTCTGGCTTCGACCGGGCACGCACAGGCTCGACCCGGATCGCTACGCCCAGGTCATCCCCAAGGACGGGGACCGCTACCTCGGTGCGCCGGGCGCGGTGCTCGACGGTCGGGAGAAGAACCAGTACGCGTTCGGCGGTACCGCCCGCGACGTCACCATCCGCTACCTGACCGTGCAGGGTTTCGTCGCGCCGCAGAACGAGGGCGTGGTCAACCACGACTCGGCCGACGGGTGGGTGATCGAGCACGCGACGATCCAGGACAACTCCGGTGCCGGACTGATGGCCGGCGCCCACCAGCGGGTCCGCGCCAGCTGCCTGCGCGACAACGGACAGTACGGAATGAACGCGTACACGACCGGCGGCCGGGTCAGCGACCTGGTGGTCGAGGGCAACGAGATCGTGGGCAACAACACCGGCGACTGGGAACGGCGGCGGCCGGGCTGCGGCTGCACCGGAGGTGTGAAGTTCTGGGCCGTCAACGGCGCCGATGTACGCGGCAACTGGGTGCACGACAACCGCGGAACGGGGCTGTGGGCGGACACCAACAACAACGACTTCCGCATCGAGAACAACGTGATCGAGGCCAACTACGGCGCCGCCCTGATCTACGAGACCAGCTACAACGCGGTCATCCGGAACAACACGATCCGGCGGAACAACTGGGTCGAGGGCCGCAAGGCGGCCGACCGCGGCGACAACTTCCCGTTCGCGACCGTCTATCTGTCCGAGTCCGGTGGCGAACCACGGATCCGAGCCCGCACCGACAAGATCGAGATCTATCGGAACGTGCTGGAGGACAACTGGTCCGGGATCACCCTGTGGGAGAACGCCGACCGGTTCTGCAACAGCCCGGCCAACACCTCGTCCGGTGACTGCACCCTGCTGGTGCGGGACCCCCGCCGCTGCGCGGAGCCGGCGATCGCCAGCGCACCGCTCTACGCCGACTGCCGGTGGAAGACCCAGCGGGTGGACATCCACGACAACCGCTTCGTGCTGGACAAGTCCGTCGTCACGTGCACGGCGAAGTGCGACCGCATGGCGGTGCTGGCCAACTACGGCACCTATCCGGACTGGTCGCCGTACAAGGGCGACCGGGTGGCCGAGGCGATCACCGGCGAGCAGCACAACCGCTGGCACGACAACGTCTACCTCGGGCCGTGGACGTTCGTCGCCCACGATCCCAGTCAGGTGCTCGACTCCGGGCAGTGGCGGGGCACGCCGTACCGGCAGGACGCGGGCAGCACCCTCGACCCACAGGCCGGTGGTTGA
- a CDS encoding glycosyltransferase, whose translation MHVLVVHNRYASAQPSGENKVVDQEAALLRAAGHRVEVFERRSDDIAARSLLGKVAVPLLVPWNPAVRAELAARLRAERPDVVHVHNVFPLLSPAVLAACADAGVPAVATLHNYTQVCPPGTLQRDGRPCTECVGSTPLPAVRHGCYRGSRLATVPLAVSLSVNRRRWWSGVERFFCISAAQRDVLVRAGMPTERLVVKHNFVPDPDARRSGAGEQVLYLGRLAEAKGVRLLMAAWDEIAADGGVGVPLVIAGAGPLEREVTAWAAGRDDVRFVGLYDTAQCRQAIARSAAVVAPSTWLEAFGLVVVEAMAAGVPTVAAGHGAFVELVEDGVTGLLHRPGEAASLASCIRRIAVEPARNREMGRAARRRYEQGFSPAVGLERLVDAYRAAIAGRTESMGDGINGGK comes from the coding sequence ATGCACGTCCTCGTGGTGCACAACCGCTACGCCTCGGCGCAGCCGAGCGGGGAGAACAAGGTCGTCGACCAGGAGGCGGCGCTGCTGCGCGCGGCCGGCCACCGGGTCGAGGTGTTCGAGCGGCGCAGCGACGACATCGCCGCCCGGTCCCTGCTGGGCAAGGTCGCGGTGCCGCTGCTGGTGCCGTGGAACCCGGCGGTCCGCGCGGAACTCGCCGCCCGGCTCCGTGCCGAGCGGCCGGACGTGGTGCACGTCCACAACGTCTTTCCGCTCCTGTCGCCCGCGGTGCTGGCCGCCTGCGCCGACGCCGGTGTGCCCGCCGTCGCCACACTGCACAACTACACCCAGGTCTGCCCGCCCGGCACGCTGCAGCGGGACGGCCGGCCGTGCACCGAGTGCGTAGGGTCGACGCCGCTGCCCGCCGTCCGGCACGGCTGCTACCGGGGCTCCCGCCTTGCGACGGTGCCGCTCGCGGTCAGCCTGTCGGTCAACCGGCGACGGTGGTGGTCCGGCGTGGAGCGGTTCTTCTGCATCTCCGCGGCGCAGCGCGACGTCCTGGTGCGGGCCGGCATGCCGACCGAACGGCTGGTGGTGAAGCACAACTTCGTGCCCGACCCGGACGCCCGCCGATCGGGCGCCGGCGAGCAGGTGCTCTATCTCGGTCGGCTCGCGGAGGCCAAGGGTGTGCGGCTGCTCATGGCCGCGTGGGACGAGATCGCCGCGGACGGCGGGGTGGGCGTGCCGCTCGTGATCGCCGGCGCGGGGCCGCTGGAGCGAGAGGTGACCGCCTGGGCGGCGGGCCGGGACGACGTGCGGTTCGTCGGCCTGTACGACACGGCTCAGTGCCGGCAGGCCATCGCACGCTCGGCCGCCGTGGTGGCTCCCTCGACGTGGCTGGAGGCGTTCGGTCTCGTGGTCGTCGAGGCGATGGCGGCGGGGGTCCCGACCGTCGCCGCCGGTCACGGCGCCTTCGTCGAACTCGTCGAGGACGGGGTGACCGGGCTGCTGCACCGGCCGGGCGAGGCCGCCTCGCTCGCGTCCTGCATACGCCGGATCGCGGTCGAGCCGGCCCGCAACCGGGAGATGGGCCGGGCGGCCCGGCGCCGTTACGAGCAGGGGTTCAGCCCGGCCGTCGGCCTTGAGCGCCTGGTGGATGCGTACCGCGCCGCGATCGCGGGTCGGACGGAATCAATGGGGGACGGAATCAATGGGGGGAAATAG
- the asnB gene encoding asparagine synthase (glutamine-hydrolyzing), with protein MCGIAGTYRWPDGKVVTDRLTDTLAHRGPDGAGRYSHPAGDGEVHLGHRRLAIIDLSDTGAQPMVSGGLVLTYNGELYNAPELRAELAAAGVRFRGSSDTEVVLESWRRWGTDCLPRLRGMFAFGIFDERTGELVLVRDQLGIKPLFLLRRGEGLAFASELKALAAATGGALDVDPAALVASLLYYWVPDSRCAYREAEKLPPGSWIRFRPDGRVERGRYWNLKDVAAEGRERARSGERPDLAALVEESTRRHLLSDVPVATFLSGGLDSSYLTALAARHQPGISAYTIGFRAEDARFEAMPDDLRYARQVAERFGVDLHEIEIAPNVLDLLPQMTYALDEPIGDPAAINTYLICSAAREAGVKVMLSGMGADELFAGYRKHLANLIALRYQRVPRPLRRGLSRAVDLLPVATARRGYRSVRFAKRFLSFADLPEETAFRRSYTMYDQEELLALVDPDLAGTVDDVLTEHADVYEDNDLDDFVNRMCLGDARMFLPGLNLTYTDRSSMAASTEVRVPYVDVEVVKAAFAVPGDRKIVGRQGKAVLKEAATSVLPREIVYRPKGLFSAPLRAWMSRDLAPLVREVVHDGVLVREGFLRRDALARMVAEDAAGQRDFSKHLWHVLTLEYWYRDATSGSGRSTRLTA; from the coding sequence ATGTGTGGCATCGCAGGGACTTACCGATGGCCGGACGGGAAGGTCGTGACCGACCGGCTCACCGACACCCTCGCCCACCGCGGTCCGGACGGGGCGGGCCGGTACAGCCACCCCGCCGGTGACGGCGAAGTGCACCTCGGGCACCGTCGGCTGGCCATCATCGACCTGTCCGACACGGGCGCCCAGCCGATGGTCTCGGGCGGCCTCGTCCTGACGTACAACGGCGAGCTGTACAACGCGCCCGAGCTGCGTGCCGAGCTGGCGGCCGCCGGGGTGCGCTTCCGCGGTTCCTCCGACACCGAGGTGGTGCTGGAGTCCTGGCGGCGCTGGGGCACGGACTGCCTGCCCCGGCTGCGCGGCATGTTCGCGTTCGGGATCTTCGATGAGCGCACCGGCGAACTGGTGCTCGTCCGCGACCAGTTGGGCATCAAGCCGCTGTTCCTGCTCCGGCGCGGCGAGGGTCTGGCGTTCGCCTCCGAGCTGAAGGCGCTGGCCGCCGCGACCGGCGGGGCGCTGGACGTGGACCCCGCGGCGCTGGTGGCCTCGCTCCTCTACTACTGGGTGCCGGACTCGCGCTGCGCCTACCGCGAGGCGGAGAAGCTGCCGCCGGGGAGTTGGATCCGGTTCCGGCCCGACGGGCGGGTGGAGCGCGGCCGTTACTGGAACCTGAAGGACGTCGCCGCCGAGGGCCGGGAGCGGGCCCGCAGCGGGGAGCGCCCGGACCTGGCGGCGCTCGTCGAGGAGTCGACCCGGCGCCATCTGCTCTCCGACGTGCCCGTGGCGACCTTCCTCTCCGGCGGGCTCGACTCCAGCTATCTGACCGCGCTCGCGGCCCGCCACCAGCCCGGGATCTCCGCCTACACGATCGGATTCCGCGCCGAGGACGCCAGGTTCGAGGCGATGCCCGACGATCTGCGGTACGCCCGGCAGGTCGCCGAGCGGTTCGGCGTCGACCTGCACGAGATCGAGATCGCGCCGAACGTGCTCGACCTGCTGCCGCAGATGACGTACGCGTTGGACGAGCCGATCGGCGACCCGGCCGCGATCAACACGTACCTGATCTGCTCGGCCGCACGGGAGGCCGGGGTCAAGGTGATGCTGTCGGGGATGGGCGCCGACGAGCTGTTCGCCGGGTACCGCAAGCACCTGGCCAACCTGATCGCGCTGCGCTACCAGCGCGTGCCGCGGCCGCTGCGGCGCGGCCTGTCCCGGGCCGTGGACCTGCTGCCGGTCGCCACGGCCCGCCGGGGGTACCGGTCGGTGCGCTTCGCGAAGCGGTTCCTGTCCTTCGCGGACCTGCCGGAGGAGACCGCGTTCCGACGCAGCTACACCATGTACGACCAGGAGGAGTTGCTCGCGCTCGTCGACCCGGACCTGGCCGGGACGGTCGACGACGTGCTCACCGAGCACGCGGACGTCTACGAGGACAACGACCTCGACGACTTCGTCAACCGTATGTGCCTGGGCGACGCCCGGATGTTCCTGCCGGGCCTGAACCTCACGTACACGGACCGCTCCAGCATGGCCGCGTCGACCGAGGTGCGGGTGCCGTACGTGGACGTCGAGGTGGTCAAGGCGGCGTTCGCGGTGCCCGGCGACCGCAAGATCGTCGGGCGGCAGGGCAAGGCCGTCCTCAAGGAGGCGGCCACCTCGGTCCTGCCCCGGGAGATCGTCTACCGGCCGAAGGGCCTGTTCAGCGCCCCCCTGCGGGCCTGGATGAGCCGGGACCTGGCGCCGCTGGTGCGCGAGGTGGTCCATGACGGCGTGCTCGTACGGGAGGGGTTCCTGCGGCGCGACGCGCTGGCGCGCATGGTCGCCGAGGACGCCGCCGGACAGCGGGACTTCTCCAAGCATCTGTGGCATGTGCTGACCCTCGAGTACTGGTATCGCGACGCGACCTCTGGGTCCGGGCGGAGCACTCGGTTGACGGCTTAG
- a CDS encoding Wzz/FepE/Etk N-terminal domain-containing protein, whose product MTTSTTSESSATAPLLDLQALVVAVRRRRRLWCAMALLGLLVGAAVAVLLPSPPAAVTKVLVAHQEDQPNDPGTLIRTDVALLGTTRIADQALRTLKSREKPEDFMRDYHGTGLTNNLLQIDVTGDSDAAAVARAKALADAFVADHVRRMWEAAKAEAKALDDQRDRMREELAQVNKAIGDRAPNSDPKDSASVESRFARRAELNSRIADFDQRAEEARTGTPRVVSGTQIVDAPRAVQQSLLKAAVTDAAIGLALGLVLGLVLAAVGVVVADRPVLRRDIAANLGASVIAELPRRPGRLWQRRRSRAARERLVVSLARTARGAEEPVSLLELGCARSTSEIALDLAGSLAPDGPVVIIDGLPGAQLAGRRSKPGGPSVVSGERAAAVSHEERRLGVGSVAPGTAWTDLQYLGTRTVLVVRAGHGSAAWLHTVARQLADQRIAVIGVVLIDPDPRDRTDGTLWDGLETALRGQHERPARQNGTGRRRAERQPTWASGASPALGAPPGRRPGEELRARGRVPDNDQEAR is encoded by the coding sequence GTGACGACGAGTACGACGTCGGAGTCGTCGGCCACCGCTCCGCTGCTGGACCTGCAGGCGCTGGTGGTGGCGGTGCGCAGGCGGCGCCGCCTCTGGTGCGCCATGGCGCTGTTGGGGCTGCTCGTCGGCGCTGCGGTGGCGGTCCTGCTGCCGTCGCCGCCGGCCGCGGTGACCAAGGTGCTGGTCGCGCATCAGGAGGACCAGCCGAACGACCCCGGGACGCTGATCCGCACCGACGTCGCGCTGCTGGGGACCACGCGGATCGCCGACCAGGCCCTGCGGACCCTCAAGTCCCGGGAAAAACCCGAGGACTTCATGCGGGACTACCACGGGACCGGCTTGACCAACAACCTGCTGCAGATCGATGTGACAGGTGACAGCGACGCGGCAGCGGTGGCCCGCGCCAAGGCGCTGGCCGATGCGTTCGTCGCGGACCATGTACGGCGGATGTGGGAAGCCGCGAAGGCCGAGGCCAAGGCCCTGGACGACCAGCGTGACCGCATGCGGGAGGAACTCGCCCAGGTGAACAAGGCGATCGGGGACCGGGCGCCGAACAGCGATCCGAAGGATTCCGCGAGCGTCGAGTCGCGCTTCGCCCGCCGGGCCGAGCTCAACTCGCGGATCGCCGACTTCGACCAGCGGGCCGAGGAGGCGCGCACCGGCACGCCCCGGGTCGTCTCCGGCACGCAGATCGTGGACGCCCCGCGCGCGGTACAGCAGTCCCTGCTCAAGGCCGCCGTCACCGACGCCGCGATCGGGCTCGCCCTCGGACTCGTCCTGGGGCTCGTGCTGGCCGCGGTCGGCGTGGTGGTGGCGGACCGCCCCGTGTTGCGCCGGGACATCGCGGCGAACCTGGGCGCCTCGGTCATCGCGGAGCTGCCCCGCCGGCCGGGCAGGCTGTGGCAGCGCCGACGGAGCCGGGCGGCACGCGAACGGCTCGTCGTGTCCCTGGCCCGCACCGCGCGCGGCGCCGAGGAACCGGTGTCGCTGCTGGAACTGGGCTGTGCGCGCAGCACGAGCGAGATCGCCCTGGACCTCGCCGGGTCCCTGGCACCGGACGGGCCAGTGGTGATCATCGATGGTCTGCCCGGCGCGCAGCTCGCCGGCCGCCGCTCGAAGCCGGGAGGCCCGAGCGTGGTCAGCGGCGAGCGTGCCGCGGCCGTGTCGCACGAGGAACGCCGACTCGGCGTCGGCTCGGTCGCGCCCGGCACCGCGTGGACCGACCTCCAGTACCTCGGCACCCGGACCGTGCTCGTCGTGCGTGCCGGGCACGGCAGCGCCGCCTGGCTGCACACCGTGGCGCGACAGCTCGCGGACCAGCGCATCGCGGTGATCGGTGTGGTGCTGATCGACCCCGATCCGCGGGATCGGACCGACGGCACGCTGTGGGACGGGCTGGAGACCGCGCTGCGCGGCCAGCACGAGCGGCCGGCCCGGCAGAACGGGACGGGCCGGCGGCGGGCGGAGCGGCAGCCGACGTGGGCCAGTGGGGCCTCCCCTGCTCTGGGGGCCCCTCCCGGCCGACGGCCGGGGGAGGAGTTGAGGGCTCGGGGACGGGTCCCGGACAACGACCAGGAGGCGCGGTAG
- a CDS encoding bi-domain-containing oxidoreductase encodes MKQIVQNYKSGELAVLDVPVPGCKPGGVLVRSTYSLISTGTEMMKVSEAGMSMLGKARSRPDQVAKVMQSVATNGVPATYRKVMGKLDSYTPLGYSLCGVVEQVGAGIDDVKVGDLVACAGNEHALHAEVNWVPKNLYTPLPDGLAPRHAAFGTVGSIALQGVRQGEPQLGEVALVIGLGLIGQLVVQLLTASGVRVVGVDPDPARCELAERTGAAACGDPESAAVAAAVAELTDGHGVDQVYLAAGGGSNQPVELAAQLARDRGRVVDIGKCRLDLPWNAYYEKELDVRFSRSYGPGRYDPSYELEGRDYPIGYVRWTERRNLACFLDLVARGRVDVEPLISHVADFDDAVETYQGLKDGGLKAVAVLFRYPEQAAESADLAVAVPTANVRPSKAGAARTPVRLAFVGAGNYATSMLLPHLAERDGVELSTVVTTTALSAANAQRKFGFAEATTDLDAVLGDKSIDAVFVVTRHSSHAELTRKALLAGKSVFVEKPLALTEDELAGVLAAVEESGNDRLQVGFNRRFAPLLHEAKKQFGPRTGPANLRYLINAGTLQHGSWYLRQGTEGSRFVGEGGHFIDTASWLLGADPVSVYAVATSGNDDLQVVLRYPDGSTATLSYVTTGAPGFPKETLDLVADGKVLRLDDFVRASVYGGKKWVSSRLPKARDKGQNAELASFVKAVRTGGPMPVPLESLVATTAATLAVQAGLAGGAPVTLARTR; translated from the coding sequence GTGAAACAGATCGTGCAGAACTACAAGAGCGGCGAGCTGGCGGTGCTCGACGTTCCGGTACCGGGGTGCAAGCCGGGAGGCGTGCTGGTCCGCAGCACCTACTCGCTGATCTCCACCGGCACCGAGATGATGAAGGTGTCCGAGGCCGGCATGTCGATGCTCGGCAAGGCCCGTTCCCGCCCCGACCAAGTGGCCAAGGTCATGCAGAGCGTGGCCACCAACGGGGTGCCCGCCACGTACCGCAAGGTGATGGGCAAGCTTGACTCGTACACGCCGCTCGGCTACTCGCTGTGCGGGGTGGTCGAGCAGGTCGGCGCCGGGATCGACGACGTGAAGGTCGGCGACCTCGTGGCCTGCGCGGGCAACGAGCACGCGCTGCACGCCGAGGTGAACTGGGTGCCGAAGAACCTCTACACCCCGCTCCCCGACGGTCTCGCGCCCCGGCACGCGGCCTTCGGCACCGTCGGGTCGATCGCTCTCCAGGGCGTGCGCCAGGGCGAGCCGCAGCTCGGCGAGGTGGCCCTGGTCATCGGCCTCGGCCTGATCGGGCAGCTGGTCGTGCAACTCCTCACCGCCTCCGGGGTCCGCGTCGTCGGCGTCGACCCGGACCCGGCGCGCTGCGAACTCGCCGAGCGCACGGGCGCCGCGGCCTGCGGCGACCCCGAGTCCGCTGCGGTGGCCGCCGCCGTCGCCGAGCTCACCGACGGCCACGGCGTGGACCAGGTGTACCTGGCCGCCGGTGGCGGCAGCAATCAACCCGTCGAACTGGCGGCCCAGTTGGCGCGCGACCGCGGCCGGGTCGTCGACATCGGCAAGTGCCGACTCGACCTTCCGTGGAACGCGTACTACGAGAAGGAGCTCGACGTCCGCTTCTCGCGCTCCTACGGCCCCGGGCGCTACGACCCCTCGTACGAACTCGAAGGGCGCGACTACCCGATCGGCTACGTCCGCTGGACCGAGCGCCGCAACCTCGCGTGCTTCCTCGACCTCGTCGCGCGTGGCCGCGTGGACGTCGAGCCCCTCATCTCCCACGTCGCCGACTTCGACGACGCCGTCGAGACGTACCAGGGGTTGAAGGACGGCGGGCTGAAGGCCGTCGCCGTGCTGTTCCGATACCCCGAACAGGCCGCGGAATCAGCGGACTTGGCGGTCGCCGTACCCACGGCGAACGTGCGGCCGAGCAAGGCCGGTGCCGCCCGTACGCCGGTGCGTCTCGCCTTCGTCGGCGCCGGGAACTACGCGACGTCGATGCTGCTGCCGCACCTCGCCGAGCGCGACGGCGTCGAGCTGTCGACCGTGGTCACCACGACGGCGCTGTCCGCGGCCAACGCGCAGCGGAAGTTCGGCTTCGCCGAGGCGACCACCGACCTCGACGCCGTGCTCGGCGACAAGTCCATCGACGCGGTGTTCGTGGTCACCCGGCACAGCTCGCACGCCGAACTGACCCGCAAGGCACTCCTCGCGGGCAAGTCGGTGTTCGTGGAGAAGCCCCTGGCGCTCACCGAGGACGAGCTGGCCGGTGTGCTCGCGGCGGTGGAGGAGTCCGGCAACGACCGGCTGCAGGTGGGCTTCAACCGCCGCTTCGCGCCGCTGCTGCACGAGGCGAAGAAGCAGTTCGGCCCCCGGACCGGACCCGCGAACCTGCGCTACCTCATCAACGCGGGCACGCTGCAGCACGGCAGTTGGTACCTCAGGCAGGGCACCGAGGGCTCGCGCTTCGTGGGCGAGGGCGGGCACTTCATCGACACGGCGAGCTGGCTGCTCGGGGCGGACCCGGTCTCGGTGTACGCGGTCGCCACATCCGGCAACGACGACCTCCAGGTCGTCCTGCGCTACCCCGACGGCTCCACCGCCACCCTCAGCTACGTCACCACGGGCGCGCCCGGCTTCCCCAAGGAGACCCTCGACCTGGTCGCCGACGGCAAGGTGCTCAGGCTCGACGACTTCGTGCGTGCCTCGGTGTACGGCGGGAAAAAGTGGGTGAGTTCGCGACTGCCGAAGGCCCGGGACAAGGGGCAGAACGCCGAACTGGCCTCGTTCGTCAAGGCAGTTCGGACCGGCGGGCCGATGCCGGTGCCGCTGGAGTCGTTGGTCGCCACCACGGCGGCCACCCTCGCCGTGCAGGCCGGCCTGGCCGGCGGCGCGCCGGTGACGTTGGCGAGGACGCGATGA